A stretch of Vairimorpha necatrix chromosome 2, complete sequence DNA encodes these proteins:
- a CDS encoding mechanosensitive channel of small conductance (MscS1F), with product MILVPFILSVFLDLTLLFIFEISNLKTKRLLFFPLSFLHCIIVYLTYLTREKSPFNIFIKTFFRLFKFLFFFIFIHTVQEIILITYSDSLYTGLIILMILDLIRAFSYEIISRNFKSRISNEILEIEPFISNNSISNSSTSSQVSVDEFFSRGKPVSLDYDYLFDIWNDESLQINKSLAVYTQEDISLRTEAEEISKEARFFNKKSLISRKIPHKKQEKFQDLIDDKSNIDYKNDLIDIDKSNIDLIDNDKSNIDSNLISNLIDIDIDDIDDSSSDSSNFIQKKDQEANLWISINEEIRKAQPPQPKSGRITKKSLKYHFKDKSDLLYNILSFNRTEELNYLVFRDNIRQINNERENLFIVIECNRNLLSKVRHTLIFIELLVLYWFISNWLNIKPLLVELCLPIFILPAFSTLKEIIESFLFICYSHPYDPGDRIYLDNENYIVRDISLLTTTLIRWDGYKCYISNLRIKDKSITNIRRSQGQTWNLEFLIDSHTSDRKMEILQDILNRLVKEDKAYKSIQIHTGEIIDSAYIKLNILVKHKYNFQNGFLMWNNHTKFLRILSASLAIINVKYLPLNRDILHMHK from the coding sequence AACTAAGcgtcttttatttttccctcTCTCATTTCTTCATTGTATTATTGTTTATCTCACTTATTTAACCAGGGAGAAATCTccatttaatatttttataaaaactttcttcagattatttaaatttctcttcttttttatttttatccaCACAGTACAAGAAATAATCTTAATAACTTATTCTGATTCTTTATACACAGGCCTAATAATTCTTATgattttagatttaattCGTGCTTTTTCTTATGAAATAATTTCCAGAAATTTCAAATCTAGAATATCTaatgaaatattagaaatagaaccatttatttctaataattcAATTAGTAATTCTAGTACTAGTAGTCAAGTATCTGTTGATGAGTTTTTTAGTAGAGGTAAACCTGTTAGTTTAGATTAtgattatttatttgatatttgGAATGATGAATCAttacaaattaataaatctttgGCAGTTTATACACAAGAAGATATTAGTTTAAGAACAGAAGCAGAAGAAATTAGTAAAGAAGcgagattttttaataaaaaatctctAATAAGTAGAAAGATTCCCCATAAAAAGCAGGAAAAATTTCAAGATTTAATAGATGATAAATCTAATAtcgattataaaaatgatttaataGATATTGATAAATCTAATATTGATTTAATAGATAATGATAAATCTAATATAGATTCCaatttaatatcaaatttaatagaTATTGATATAGATGATATAGATGATTCTAGTTCTGATTCCTCAAATTTCATACAGAAAAAAGATCAAGAAGCTAATTTGTGGATCTCtataaatgaagaaattagGAAGGCTCAGCCTCCTCAGCCCAAATCTGGTAGAATTACTAAgaaatctttaaaatatcattttaaagataaatctGATTTACTTTACAATATTCTATCTTTTAATAGAACTgaagaattaaattatcTTGTCTTTAGAGATAATATTagacaaattaataatgaaAGAGAGAATCTATTTATAGTAATAGAATGTAATAGAAATTTACTAAGTAAAGTAAGACATActctaatatttatagaattattagttttatactggtttatttctaattggTTAAATATTAAGCCTTTACTTGTTGAATTATGTCTACCTATCTTCATTTTGCCTGCTTTTTCTACtcttaaagaaattattgaatcttttctttttatttgttatagTCATCCTTATGACCCAGGAGATAGAATATATTTAGATAATGAGAATTATATAGTCAGAGatatttcattattaaCTACTACTCTGATAAGATGGGATGGATATAAATgttatatttctaatttgagaataaaagataaatctattacaaatataagAAGATCTCAAGGCCAGACTTGGAATTTGGAATTTCTTATAGATTCCCATACTTCTGATAGGAAGATGGAAATATTACAAGATATTCTAAATAGACTTGTTAAAGAAGATAAGGCTTATAAAAGTATACAAATACACACAGGGGAGATTATTGACTCAGCTTATATAAaacttaatattttagtaaagcataaatataatttccAGAATGGATTTCTAATGTGGAATAATCATACTAAATTTCTAAGGATATTATCAGCTTCACTAGCAATAATCAATGTGAAATACTTACCACTTAATCGTGACATATTACAtatgcataaataa
- a CDS encoding nuclear movement CS domain-containing protein, translating to MPSSYSWKQDLNEVQVSFPLKESDKIRIKSTIKDRNIKIKYNGEIVLEGVLFKRIQVGFEFWLKNEEDQTIDFFFPKKANDWWESLLEGSEKVDTDKLAEESEGDFSMLDPETRASIEKMAYNFHRQNE from the coding sequence TCTTGGAAACAAGATCTCAATGAAGTCCAAGTCTCTTTCCCTCTTAAGGAATCAGACAAGATCAGGATAAAATCCACTATAAAAGACaggaatataaaaataaagtacaATGGGGAGATTGTACTAGAAGGAGTACTCTTTAAGAGGATACAAGTGGGCTTTGAGTTCTGgcttaaaaatgaagaagatCAGACTATTGACTTCTTCTTCCCTAAGAAGGCGAATGACTGGTGGGAGTCACTCCTTGAGGGATCAGAGAAAGTGGACACTGATAAACTGGCAGAGGAGAGTGAAGGGGATTTCAGTATGTTAGATCCAGAAACGAGAGCATCGATAGAAAAGATGGCCTATAATTTCCATCGCCAAAATGAATAA